One genomic segment of Anguilla anguilla isolate fAngAng1 chromosome 2, fAngAng1.pri, whole genome shotgun sequence includes these proteins:
- the papss2b gene encoding bifunctional 3'-phosphoadenosine 5'-phosphosulfate synthase 2b — protein MMSGNKKQRTVLQRSTNVVLQAHHVSRSKRGQVVGTRSGFRGCTVWLTGLSGAGKTTIGFALEEYLVTHGIPCYSLDGDNIRHGLNRNLGFTSTDREENIRRIAEVAKLFADAGLVCITSFISPFTKDRDEGRKIHDSAGLPFFEVFINAPLEVCEERDVKGLYKKARAGEIKGFTGIDSDYEKPEAPELVLKTGEISVNECIQQVVDLLKEQGIVPTGLMEEVNELFVSENKLNLAIADARTLPTLSITKLDLQWVQVLAEGWATPLKGFMREREYLQVLHFGTLLDGGTINLSVPIVLPVSTEKKQSLDGCAAFALEYQGHRVAILRNPEFYEHRKEERCSRQWGTCCPQHPYIKMVMEGGDWLVGGDLEVLERIKWNDGLDQYRLTPQELKQKFKAMKADAIFAFQLRNPVHNGHALLMQDTKRRLLERGYQRPVLLLHPLGGWTKDDDVPLDWRMKQHAAVLEEGVLDPACTIVAIFPSPMMYAGPTEVQWHCRARMIAGANFYIVGRDPAGMPHPETKQDLYEPTHGSKVLTMAPGLTSVEIIPFRVAAYNKVKKGMDFYDKERHSEFEFISGTRMRKLARSGENPPDGFMAPKAWKVLTEYYSSLQKDQ, from the exons ATGATGTCTGGAAACAAAAAGCAGCGAACG GTTCTCCAAAGGTCGACCAACGTGGTGCTGCAGGCCCACCACGTGAGCCGGAGCAAAAGAGGCCAGGTGGTGGGCACCCGCAGCGGCTTCCGAGGATGCACCGTCTGGCTGACCG GTCTGTCCGGTGCCGGGAAGACCACGATCGGTTTCGCTCTGGAGGAGTACCTGGTCACCCACGGGATCCCCTGCTACTCCCTGGACGGCGACAACATCCGCCATGGACTGAACAGGAACCTGGGCTTCACCTCCACCGACAGGGAGGAGAACATCCGGCGCATCGCCGAGGTGGCCAAGCTGTTCGCCGACGCTGGCCTGGTGTGCATCACCAGCTTCATTTCCCCCTTCACTAAG GATCGGGATGAAGGCAGGAAGATCCACGACAGCGCCGGGCTGCCGTTCTTCGAGGTGTTTATCAACGCCCCCCTGGAGGTGTGTGAGGAACGGGACGTCAAAGGCCTCTACAAGAAGGCCCGCGCCGGCGAGATTAAAG GCTTCACTGGCATTGACTCTGACTATGAGAAGCCAGAAGCCCCTGAACTGGTGCTGAAAACCGGGGAGATCAGTGTCAATGAGTGCATCCAGCAAGTGGTGGACCTCCTGAAAGAGCAG GGTATTGTGCCGACCGGCCTCATGGAAGAGGTGAACGAGCTGTTCGTTTCCGAAAATAAGCTCAACCTGGCCATCGCCGATGCCCGCACCCTGCCCACCCTCAGCATCACCAAG cTGGACCTGCAGTGGGTACAGGTGTTAGCAGAGGGCTGGGCCACCCCCCTTAAGGGCttcatgagagagagggagtaccTGCAAGTCCTGCACTTTGGCACGCTGCTCGACG GTGGCACCATCAATCTGTCCGTGCCCATCGTCCTGCCCGTTTCCACGGAGAAGAAGCAGAGCCTGGACGGCTGTGCTGCCTTTGCCCTGGAGTACCAGGGTCACAGGGTGGCAATTCTCCGCAACCCCGAGTTCTACGAGCACCGCAAGGAGGAGCGTTGTTCCAGGCAATGGGGGACGTGTTGTCCGCAGCACCCTTATATCAAG ATGGTAATGGAAGGCGGTGATTGGCTGGTTGGTGGCGACCTGGAAGTGCTTGAACGAATCAAGTGGAATGATGGTCTGGACCAGTATCGTTTGACTCCCCAGGAACTGAAACAGAAATTCAAGGCAATGAAAgcag ACGCCATCTTCGCGTTCCAGCTGCGCAACCCCGTGCACAACGGGCACGCCCTGCTGATGCAGGACACCAAGCGGCGGCTGCTTGAGCGGGGCTACCAGCGGccggtgctgctgctgcacccgCTGGGCGGCTGGACCAAGGACGACGACGTGCCGCTGGACTGGCGCATGAAGCAGCACGCCGCCGTGCTGGAGGAGGGCGTGCTGGACCCGGCCTGCACCATCGTGGCCATTTTCCCCTCGCCCATGATGTACGCTGGGCCTACGGAG GTTCAGTGGCACTGCAGGGCCCGGATGATAGCCGGCGCTAACTTCTACATAGTAGGCAGAGACCCAGCTGGCATGCCCCACCCGGAGACCAAACAGGACCTGTACGAGCCCACCCATGGGAGCAAGGTGCTGACCATGGCTCCCGGCCTCACCTCCGTGGAGATTATCCCCTTCAGAGTCGCGGCCTACAACAAAGTCAAGAAGGGCATGGACTTCTACGACAAAGAGCG ACACAGCGAGTTCGAGTTCATCTCCGGAACCCGCATGAGGAAGCTGGCGAGGAGCGGGGAGAACCCGCCCGACGGGTTCATGGCTCCAAAGGCGTGGAAGGTCCTCACGGAATACTACTCCTCTCTACAGAAGGACCAGTGA
- the atad1b gene encoding ATPase family AAA domain-containing protein 1-B isoform X1 — protein sequence MVLKEIPADNFTRPLGRNEVIGLLFRLTIFGAVTYFTIKWMVDAIDPTRKQKVEAQKQAEKLMRKIGVTNVKLSEYEMSIAAHLVDPLSMQVQWSDIAGLDDVITELKDTVILPIQKRHLFEGSRLLQPPKGVLLYGPPGCGKTLIAKATAKEAGFRFINLQPSTLTDKWYGESQKLAAAVFSLAMKLQPSIIFIDEIDSFLRSRCSSDHEATAMMKAQFMSLWDGLDTDFNCQVIIMGATNRPQDLDSAILRRMPTRFHINQPNLKQREQILKLILENENVDSSVDLCDVAKETDSFSGSDLREMCRDAALLCVRDFVHSSRADNCPEEDYIRPIQQQDLQKAIQKMRKSKSAGAHNVLVHPTLD from the exons ATGGTGCTGAAAGAGATTCCTGCCGATAATTTTACTCGGCCCCTAGGCCGCAACGAAGTCATAGGCTTACTTTTCCGTCTGACAATATTTGGCGCTGTGACCTATTTTACCATAAAATGGATGGTAGATGCTATTGATCCCACAAGGAAACAAAAAGTTGAGGCACAGAAACAG GCAGAGAAGCTCATGAGGAAGATTGGTGTGACGAATGTCAAGTTGTCAGAGTATGAGATGAGCATTGCTGCTCATTTGGTGGACCCTTTAAGTATGCAG GTCCAGTGGAGTGATATCGCTGGCTTGGATGATGTAATTACTGAGCTGAAAGACACAGTCATACTTCCCATCCAGAAGCGACACTTGTTTGAGGGATCCAGGCTGCTCCAGCCGCCAAAAG GTGTGCTGCTGTACGGGCCTCCTGGCTGTGGCAAGACACTGATCGCCAAGGCCACTGCCAAAGAGGCGGGTTTCCGCTTCATCAACTTGCAGCCTTCCACCCTCACGGACAAGTGGTACGGAGAGTCCCAGAAACTCGCGGCCGCAGTGTTCTCGCTGGCCATGAAGCTGCAGCCCTCCATCATCTTCATTGATGAGATTG ACTCGTTCCTCCGGAGCCGTTGCAGCTCTGACCACGAGGCCACGGCCATGATGAAGGCCCAGTTCATGAGCTTGTGGGACGGGCTGGACACTGACTTTAACTGCCAG GTCATAATTATGGGAGCCACGAACCGCCCGCAGGATCTGGATTCTGCCATTCTTAGGAGGATGCCTACCAGGTTTCACATCAACCAGCCT AATCTAAAACAGAGGGAACAAATCTTGAAGCTTAtattggaaaatgaaaat gtGGATTCCAGCGTTGACCTGTGCGACGTGGCGAAGGAAACGGACAGCTTTTCCGGAAGTGACCTCCGGGAGATGTGCCGAGACGCCGCGCTGCTCTGCGTCAGGGACTTTGTTCACAGCAGCCGGGCTGATAATTG TCCGGAAGAGGATTACATCAGGCCAATCCAGCAGCAGGATCTGCAGAAGGCCATACAGAAAATGAGGAAGTCCAAGTCTGCAGGAGCACATAATGTTCTGGTGCACCCTACTTTGGACTGA
- the atad1b gene encoding ATPase family AAA domain-containing protein 1-B isoform X2, translating to MVLKEIPADNFTRPLGRNEVIGLLFRLTIFGAVTYFTIKWMVDAIDPTRKQKVEAQKQAEKLMRKIGVTNVKLSEYEMSIAAHLVDPLSMQVQWSDIAGLDDVITELKDTVILPIQKRHLFEGSRLLQPPKGVLLYGPPGCGKTLIAKATAKEAGFRFINLQPSTLTDKWYGESQKLAAAVFSLAMKLQPSIIFIDEIDSFLRSRCSSDHEATAMMKAQFMSLWDGLDTDFNCQVIIMGATNRPQDLDSAILRRMPTRFHINQPNLKQREQILKLILENENKSRVVFVFFYIPVCLF from the exons ATGGTGCTGAAAGAGATTCCTGCCGATAATTTTACTCGGCCCCTAGGCCGCAACGAAGTCATAGGCTTACTTTTCCGTCTGACAATATTTGGCGCTGTGACCTATTTTACCATAAAATGGATGGTAGATGCTATTGATCCCACAAGGAAACAAAAAGTTGAGGCACAGAAACAG GCAGAGAAGCTCATGAGGAAGATTGGTGTGACGAATGTCAAGTTGTCAGAGTATGAGATGAGCATTGCTGCTCATTTGGTGGACCCTTTAAGTATGCAG GTCCAGTGGAGTGATATCGCTGGCTTGGATGATGTAATTACTGAGCTGAAAGACACAGTCATACTTCCCATCCAGAAGCGACACTTGTTTGAGGGATCCAGGCTGCTCCAGCCGCCAAAAG GTGTGCTGCTGTACGGGCCTCCTGGCTGTGGCAAGACACTGATCGCCAAGGCCACTGCCAAAGAGGCGGGTTTCCGCTTCATCAACTTGCAGCCTTCCACCCTCACGGACAAGTGGTACGGAGAGTCCCAGAAACTCGCGGCCGCAGTGTTCTCGCTGGCCATGAAGCTGCAGCCCTCCATCATCTTCATTGATGAGATTG ACTCGTTCCTCCGGAGCCGTTGCAGCTCTGACCACGAGGCCACGGCCATGATGAAGGCCCAGTTCATGAGCTTGTGGGACGGGCTGGACACTGACTTTAACTGCCAG GTCATAATTATGGGAGCCACGAACCGCCCGCAGGATCTGGATTCTGCCATTCTTAGGAGGATGCCTACCAGGTTTCACATCAACCAGCCT AATCTAAAACAGAGGGAACAAATCTTGAAGCTTAtattggaaaatgaaaat AAATCTCGTGTTGTCTTTGTATTCTTTTAtattcctgtgtgtttgttttag
- the minpp1b gene encoding multiple inositol polyphosphate phosphatase 1b, protein MKQLLSQKSFVLTAFSFALVRVSYCSVENVQVVHPRINIPKIAKYFGTKGRYEEVNPYLLDDIRAINKTLLKPPSVDCVPVHLTAVIRHGTRYPTAKNVQKIQRLYDLVSREATNDEKWLHDIITKWKMWYTDDMDGQIVEKGRDDHRHLAVRLAKSFPSLISEENLRSNRIKFITSSKHRCVDSTVAFIEGLKKFWEVKDMDFGYEVNDSLMRFFDQCRRFIEDVDKNKMALKEVELFKSSEEMKRVQINIANRLQLQYSKVTPDLVEAAFYLCSYEFSIKSVNSPWCNLFNEVDAKVLEYANDLKQYWKRAYGHDINRKSSCILFHDVFSRLDQAANEIRFGHVTEAVTVQVGHAETLLPLLSLMGFFRDETPLTADNYVLQGNRTFHTSRIVPYAANLVFVLYDCEEGLRLQFLLNERPLAFPGIGHSAPLYEAVRGRYGDLLEGCNFEEECQVPKASGSKYTEL, encoded by the exons ATGAAGCAACTATTGTCACAAAAAAGTTTTGTTCTTACAGCTTTTAGCTTTGCATTGGTTCGTGTTTCATATTGTTCCGTAGAAAATGTCCAGGTTGTTCATCCGCGCATAAACATACCTAAgattgcaaaatattttggtaCGAAAGGCAGATACGAGGAAGTAAATCCATATCTACTGGACGACATACGTGCTATAAACAAAACGCTTTTGAAACCTCCGTCTGTCGACTGCGTCCCAGTACATCTTACCGCAGTCATTAGGCATGGTACGAGATATCCGACAGCAAAAAACGTCCAAAAGATACAGCGTCTGTACGATCTTGTATCAAGGGAGGCAACGAACGACGAGAAATGGCTGCACGACATTATAACTAAATGGAAGATGTGGTACACTGACGACATGGATGGTCAGATTGTAGAAAAGGGTCGAGATGATCACAGGCACTTAGCTGTCAGACTGGCCAAATCATTCCCATCTTTGATCTCTGAAGAGAACCTCCGTAGCAATCGTATTAAATTCATAACCAGCTCAAAACATAGATGTGTGGACAGTACGGTTGCTTTCATAGAAGGCCTGAAGAAATTCTGGGAGGTTAAAG ACATGGACTTCGGCTATGAAGTAAATGACTCGCTGATGAGGTTCTTTGACCAATGCAGAAGATTTATTGAAGATGTGgacaaaaacaagatggccCTGAAAGAGGTTGAGTTGTTCAAGTCCTCAGAAGAAATGAAGAGAGTCCAGATAAATATTGCCAACCGACTACAGCTGCAGTACAGTAAAGTTACGCCAG ATTTGGTTGAGGCTGCGTTCTACCTGTGCTCCTATGAGTTTTCCATTAAATCTGTTAACTCACCATGGTGCAATCTCTTCAATGAAGTGGATGCTAAA GTGCTAGAATATGCAAACGATCTGAAACAATACTGGAAGAGGGCCTATGGTCATGACATCAACCGCAAATCCAGCTGTATTCTCTTTCACGATGTGTTCAGTCGCCTGGACCAGGCAGCCAATGAGATAAG ATTTGGTCACGTGACCGAGGCCGTCACAGTGCAGGTGGGTCACGCGGAGACCCTCCTGCCTCTGCTCTCTCTTATGGGCTTCTTCAGGGACGAGACACCCCTGACCGCTGACAACTACGTCCTCCAGGGGAACCGCACCTTCCACACCAGCCGCATTGTGCCCTACGCTGCCAACCTGGTCTTCGTGCTGTACGACTGTGAGGAAGGCCTCAGGCTGCAGTTCCTGCTCAATGAGAGGCCCCTGGCTTTCCCCGGTATCGGCCACTCGGCCCCTCTCTATGAGGCCGTCAGGGGCCGCTACGGGGACCTGCTGGAGGGGTGCAACTTTGAGGAAGAGTGCCAGGTCCCCAAGGCCAGCGGCAGCAAGTACACAGAGCTGTGA